The window tgcttggtccggaggggttcaatcggttggccagcgCGATCAATTCCGATGATCGTGTACCTTTCATCCGCGCGCAACTTTCTCTTTGGGTCTCGTCTCGTTACCGAAgtgttgctcgatccggagggctagaaaagaagaaaaagaagaaagttaatatgtgtacataccaaaaacaattaatgcatcaattagctatagtcagcacatgcttaattaataaatatatatacctggctggactccgttcggtcacctgagccgtcatcacggtgtccttccccttccattcggtcaccggagccgtcatcacggtgtccttcccctccatttggtcaccggagccgtcatcatggtGTCCTTCCTACTCCATTTTTTGATCATCGtcgtagcctgcttcttcatcctgtctttccagaccatcggtgcatgtgtcgttgagaaacgacaagacgacatcacttccgtgtgcgattatctcccccaacaccgcttctgttgcttcgtctcgggggtgcgGATCCATATTTTCTACAAATatatacaacatgtcaattattattcaaacatgacagatggatatattagtggcaaacatagaactagctagctaagcacaataaggaatcatattagtggcctggcctcgacgcttctctagggtttggggtggcctcggcaatgcttcaagggtttggggtggcctcaacaacgcttcaagggttcggggtggcctggacgacaacgctcttttaacttggtaaatttgggtggcctcaagagagtttgtcgatcgggtaggggcgcggcgggagggggtaggagaccgacatcgtttctttctagggtttgggtatcctcgagagttttggtcgagcgagagggccggtgGGTGCTCccatggtataagttatcacggtcgagagggggtatatatatcgaccgcccctcatgtcgaagttatccgtgagggggttatatcgacaacgacgacgtacatacatgggaaaataatgttatcggggagggggtatatcgacccccccccctcgtgttgaagttatcgggatataagagaagaagaagaaaaaaaatagaattttcttatttttttcttaaATGTAACCTTttcatatatgaacatacataggTAAATTATACATACATGGAAAAAAttgctatgaacaaaaaaacatcatatatgaATATTTTGTATATACATCCAtatccatccattcatacatacatacatggacaaaaaaatgctatgaacaaaaacATCAGTAGTAATTATTTTTTAATGATTTGGCCTCAAAAAAATTCTTTTATTAGTATTTTCAAACTCTAGAATGATCTTTTTGCACTAGAAGTATTTCAAATAATTACTTTCAAATGCCacaaaatttttgagaagtcctctgATGCCTATAGATCATTTTTATTCAAAAACCCACTTTGGTCATTTGAAATTTTTTAGCACAACTTCCATTTTTCAATTTTGGTCCAATCTTGGCATTGAACTACAACCCTATTTTTCCTTGctaaaaaaattctgatttttttacatCTTGTGGTCCTTCCTACTAAACCCTTGAGTCCATAAGGGCAGCCCCAATTTCATCTAGCAAGTCCACCAAAAAAATTCATGTAGTTTCTGTCCAGCACTAAATTTtattaaaacttgcactaacaagtttttccTTTTATCAAACCAACTTGACCATCTTCACTAACATCCAAGGAGACATCATCCTGCCAAGTTTCACATAAAACAAAGTTCCCTAGCTATCcctagcatttcatcaaacaccttgtggacATGGCTGAAAACATGCAATTCTCTGAAACTATGCACTGAACCAACTTCACCATCATCACATACATGAAGGAAGGACAGAGGAGAGGGTGGGAGGGAGGAGGGAGTACCGGCCTGTCCGGCGGGCAGTGGtgcggcggcgttgacggcagggcaGGGGCGTGGTGCAGCATCGGGGCAGGGCAAGGGCGTGGCGCAGCGTCGGTGCAAGGTAGGGGCGCGGTGGAGTTGGCATCGAGGTCGAGGCAGgggcgcacggcggcggcggcggggctgggtaGGGGCGCGACAGCGTCggggcgaggcaggggcgcacaGCGTCGGCGccggggcagggcaggggcgcacgacgtcggcgtcggggcagggcaggggcgcggcggcgtcggggcaggcAGGGCGCAGCGACGGCGTCGGCGTCGAGGTCCGACAGCTTGGCGGCGTCGAGGTGTTCGTCGGTGTCGAGGCATTCGGTGGCATAGAGGCAGATCGAAGAACTGAGTGAAAAATTTGACAAGTGTTGCTTATAtaccaagagcattggtcccggttcgtggcacaaaccaggaccaatgcccccctttagtcccgattgatgccaccaactgggaccaaaggcctcttttcagcagcccaaagggaggGAAGCggcggccattggtcccggttggtggcataccaagcgggactaaaggggagcattggttccggttggtgccacgaaccggtatcaATGCACctgtttagtcctggttggtggcaccaaccgggaccaaaggccttgcacgGCGGGGtgatggtgggagtttagtcccaccttgctagttgagaggggcgcactgtggtttataagccccactgccgcaaccctctcgagctcctctccattgcaggcttacgggcctaattgtaactactatgcctgatgggcctactggggcttctgcgggcctgaatcctggcccatggatgggtttctagtcgtattcaagccATGGTGGCCTAGTAGGTGGTATTTTCCCcccatttttttgttttattttttgctttatttttttgttttgtttctacttacaataaaatacttatttattttattttgtttctaattacttatttattttattttatgataattctttttgctattaaagtttctaacaaaaaaagttctgtatgaaaattctttttgcttttaatgattttgaatagaaaatactttgataattttagttgcatcaattttacataattttagtttcataaattttagaggttgcttataatgttctgaacagaaaatactttgataattttagtttcaaaatTTTTATTTATGttataaaattttattttattctgtttctacttatatattttattaaagtttatagtattttgtttcaaattacttatttattttattttataataaTTCTTTTTGCTGAAAGACCCTGAAATTCGTATAtattatgcatttactgattattttgagctataagaccctgaaattgaaaagcactacaaatgaactctgaaaaggttgaaagttgacatggtatcatcatttcacccacatagcatgtgcaagaaagtggagaggcttacggcaaaaattggatgcacttcatgtacaaaacggacaatctctttcgaaatatcaggatttcatacggaaactcgtctgttacaaagggatttcatttttttaaattatttgaactccatactttttctgtgttcaaaatgcaccattcaaagccacatcatcaattttcaaccctttctgactttatttgttatttttcatgcatttactgattattttgagctataagaccctgaaattgaaaaacactacaaatgaactctgaaaagattgaaagttggcatggtatcatcatttcactcatatagcatgtgcaagaaagtagagaggcttacggcaaaactggatgcacttcgtgtataaaatgcaccattcaaagccacatcatcaatttagtacatatagctctcatgaatagataagtgaccaaattaatagaagttcatcatcacattaaaaacaaagtacatacatagttctcattgaacaacatatagctctccagagcatctagttaaaccatacattgaaactatgtaaaacctttcaatgcaacaacaaatgcgatcataatcacaaccaaggtaaaaattgatccaatggcataatgataccaagcctcggtatgaacgatatattttctaatctttctaatcttcaaccgcattgcatccatcttgatcctgtgatcatcgacgacatccgcaacatgcaactctaatatcatcttctcctcctcaattttttttatttttcccttcaagtaattgttttcttcttcaactaaatttaacctctcgacaatagggtcggttggaatttctggttcaactacctcctacataaataaaatctatgtcaacttgatgggcataattgtcataaacaataaatgaaccaaatagttataaaagataatatatataccacatccgaatcatagccaggacaagggccgacgggggcggatgccaaaaccatcgcactatataataacaagcaataatgaaaataagaaaattagacaagtatctatctaaagtaagaatttttttctttcagaagaagataagaggctcaccacggtggtgcaggcgacgagatcggcgcgggcgatcgatggcggtgagacggggacgggacgtgacggaccgctaaacctagacaaatctcagggaaaatggagtttggaggtcgagcttcaagaggagaaagcttaactagcgtggcttgggcatttcatcgaacacctcgtgtgcataggaggtgagctagagcacccaaatgccctctcctcgccggccagaaaaaacagagcactgtggagtgctctgctgcggcgacggggtatatataggcaactcatttgtcccggttcgaagctggaaccgggactaaagcccagccttctgtcccggttcgagccaagaaccgagaccaatgtttgtgggccaagagcgaggcccattggtcccgattcgtgtctagaagcgggacaaatgggtccatactaaccggtaccaatgcccacgaagccccggccgcccccctgggctcacaaACCGGGACGAATGCATCCATTGGCCCCGGTTCgtagaagaaccgggactaatgggctggccaggcccgaacgaaagcccatttttctactagtgtatgacgCATCTACGTTGTCCATATCCGTCCACGTAGTGAAAATTGTACTAATCCTTATTACTCTAAATATAGTTATGTTAGTTTATTCCTGTTTGTGGACAGTCACGCGCCGTCCGCTTGCATTCCTATCCCCTAGGTCACGGGCACAAGATGGGCAGTGAAGAGCAACATGCGGGTGCAGCCCTATCTGCGCATAAAATTTTGAGCCGAACCAGTAGGAATTTCTTCCCACATATTTTTTAGTCTTATGAAAATACTATCAAAGTTGCATAAAATTGCTCAGCGCATTTAGCTTGCTTGATTCGCTTTCTTCAAAAAGCAAACGATTCTCCAGAAATGGGCTGCTGCAGTGTGTTATTCTTGCTAGTCTTTTTAGCGGTTTGCAGAAAATTCAGGTACATGTTCAACAGCAAGGCAAAGTAGCCAGATCTTGTAATAAAAATACTCTCtctgtcctaaaataagtgtctcaactttagtacaactttgtactaaagttggtgcaaagttaagacacttattttgggacgaaggaaGTATCACAAAAGCTTGTGCTGCAGCATCACAACCAGTGGTGGCGCAGCCTGCAGAATCAGAAAACGgttcacaaaaattaaaaaaaaaagagaaaatggtTCACCAGGCCTATTTACCATATAAGTCTTACTTATAATAACCACTTAACATTTTGGTGCTTCACACTGGACTAGTCACACAAACAACACGGTTCGCTGTCAGGGACTGGGTAAAACGAAGATGAAACACACCACCACCTATTTACACACCATCACTTATTCATCGCTGACAGTCATATGTCTCGCTATTCATCACTCAACCAGAACAGGCACCAACTTATTCATCGCTGACAGTCATATGTCTCACTATTCATCACTCAACCAGAGCGGGCACCATACTATAGAACCCTAAGGTTGGTAAGGAAGGCCGCGCAAAAATCCAGGAAGAGGAGCTGAGGTCTAGTAACTCTCTGCATATCTAGCAGGTACTTGTCATCCTTGGTCTTGTAAAGCTGAAGAAAAAACAAATACATAAATTCAGAGGTAAATAGAGAGCATATACAACACCATGCCAACGAACTGTCAACACCTAAAGTATACATGCATTAACGAATAATATCACACTAGGTTGACGATAGGTGTATGACCAACCAATACTGTGCAGCACTAAAACTCGGGAAGTTCGTTTTATCAATATGGCAACAGCAGACAATACTTGTTGGCAACAACAGACACATGCAGATGCAGGATATACCGGTTACAAAGCAGACACATGCAGACAATACTTTGTAACAATTACGAAGCGAATATATTGGCCAGCCTTTGCTTCAGAAAAATGTTATTTTATCTAGTGATCCGACTGCGAAGGTGACATTGAGTAGAAAATCCATATTTCTGTTATTGCAAAATGAATACAGTAGTATTAGAAGGTGAGATTGCACATCTGGATTTCAAACTTGATCACGGCAGGTAGCCTCCCTTAGCATCGGCGTTATCCATGATGGTAGAGTCATCAACAAAGCTGTGGCTGGCATCTAACATATCACTGACCTGAGGAAACATAGGGCACCACCTGCATTTCATGTTGTAGTGTCCATTCTTCTTCCAGCAGACATTTAATTCTTGAAGTGCCTTTAGAACCTCGATCATTATCTCACGAGGTTGAGCTCGAGACTGGTGGATAAGtgatgcattagctcaacagctgaATGTGCAAAACAAAGCAAAGTAAAGTGGATAATGTGCAAGACCTGGAGCCCAAGAGCCCATTTTGTTTCAACGGGGTAATATGGCCGCAAGCCACTACCTTGAGAATCATTGCTTGCTGGAAGATACTGCCTGGTACTTGGGCTTGCTGATTCCGATGAAGTAAACTGATTAAAACTCCTACCATGGAGAGCCATCCATTCATAAAGTTAATGGTGCTTAAACCTTATGAATTAAACAAGTCACAGATGATGCAAATGTGAACTAACCATTGATTGTAGATAGTCAGCCCCCAAATAGCCACTAGTTGTTAGGAGCTCTCCTACCATCACATGCTTGGGCTGGCCCCTTGGGCTAGCTAAACGGGCCTGGCCCATTCTGGAACGACCAAGGCGATAAGAGCCTGGGAGAGGCGACGTCCAGGGCATCCAGTGGATCACGGCTTTGGCACGGCGGCTCTCTTCCCCTACCTCTCGTCCTCCTCCTGTTCTTCCTGATCCCCAAACCTTGTATCTCCATTGGTGTTGCTTGTAATCAAAGATTGTATCCAATATATATTGAGAGAGACATCTGGTACCCTACATCTGGTATTCAGAGCCAGGCCACCACCCTTTCACCATCCAATTTTCCCCATTTTTTCTTCCACACCGATTCATCCGTTTCACCGGCGACGACGACATGCCTGCCGACTTACCTCCGGAGTGGGATGCCATGCCTGCCAACGAGCAGTTGTTGTGGTATCACAAGAGATTATGTGCTAAGGCAGAGGAGATGAGCGCACTATTGGGTGTTGCAAGCGCTGGTGACCCTCATGTGGTTACCTCGCTTGTCGATCCGGCAGCGTCAACCATGACGCACACCTCGTCCATGCTCGTCCCCAACGTCTCCTGCTCCACCACGAAGGCCCTGGAGATTCCCAAGGTCGCCCATGATGCAACCCCGGTCTGCATCGCGATGTTGCCTATCACCTGTTCGACGGAGTGCTCGACCCAGGTCGACACCATCGACAACATTGACGAGGTCCATGAtcccgccaccgccgtcgacctcgAGCCCACGGTCGTCCCCATCCACCAAGCAGTCGAGCAGCTTGCCCCGGAGCAGGCAATGGCCTCTAGTGTCGAGATCGTTTCTCATGTGAAGACCACCACCGACGTCGACCCCAAGGCCGGCGTGCAGGAGCTCGATGCCCTCTCTGTCGACACCTCCCCCCAAGTGATGAGCAAGGCAGACCTCGACGTCGCCCTCATCTTCTCCAGCGACCCTGCTTTGCCGGTGCTCACCATGTGTTCGACAGGCAGTCTAATCCAGGATGGCGCATGGGTGAAACCTGTTCATCTTGTGGACAAGAGCAAAACCTCGTGCCTACCATCGATACAACACGGAATCAGGAAGCAACCATGACCGTCACTTGTGCGAGTGAGGACCAGACACAGTGGACACCTGTGAGGCCTAGCCCGTGGCCGTCTTTCAAGTTTCATTCAGATGCAAGTTATCAGGAGGAGCCCTGTTCAGGTATATGTTGTCAATCACATGAAGTTTTATGGTTCAGTTCTGAACTCGTTTTGAGGTTATTCAGAGATGTGGTTTTCCATCAAGTTTCTTGTTGTGAGGTGATTGCCATGGAAGAGTACATCAGTTGTTTGTCAAATGCACAGTTGCAGTCTAGGAGTCCACCGGATCAGGCACCATCTAATACTAAAGCATTGAATGAATTGGCATTTCTCAATGCGGATATGTCTGCAAGCATAAGT is drawn from Triticum dicoccoides isolate Atlit2015 ecotype Zavitan chromosome 4A, WEW_v2.0, whole genome shotgun sequence and contains these coding sequences:
- the LOC119285386 gene encoding carbon catabolite-derepressing protein kinase-like, whose protein sequence is MALHGRSFNQFTSSESASPSTRQYLPASNDSQGSGLRPYYPVETKWALGLQSRAQPREIMIEVLKALQELNVCWKKNGHYNMKCRWCPMFPQLYKTKDDKYLLDMQRVTRPQLLFLDFCAAFLTNLRVL